Proteins co-encoded in one Apodemus sylvaticus chromosome 6, mApoSyl1.1, whole genome shotgun sequence genomic window:
- the Amn gene encoding protein amnionless has product MGALGRVVLWLQLCALTRAAYKLWVPNTAFDTPSNWNQNRTPCAGDALQFPADKMVSVMVRDSHAISDMLLPLNGEFVLASGAAFSAAGGDSDPACNLGAPLLFRNPDRFSWLDPHSWSSGTQAHGLFSVDAERVPCSFDDVLFPRDGSFRVALGPGPNPVHVRSVSAVGQTFTRDEDLTAFLASREGRLRFHGSGALRVGSQACTDASGCVCGNAETLPWICASLLQPLGGRCPQAACQDPLLPQGQCCDLCGAIVSLTHDPTFDLERYRARLLDLFLKQPEYQGLQVAVSKVLRDAHTEIQVVLEETGHATGAAGQLGHELLQDAVAQGSELGLVSATLRLSGKPTWADSALDQNRSGAGLAAGVAALVLLALLGMALLLLHRSGRLRWRRQEAAEPASAGLPLGFRNPIFDVMVFKQQPSVELPDSAQKVDILDIDTNFACFVNPLFAGEAEAEA; this is encoded by the exons GCTGTGGCTGCAGCTCTGCG CACTGACTCGGGCCGCCTACAAACTTTGGGTCCCCAACACCGCCTTCGATACTCCCTCCAACTGGAACCAGAACCGGACCCCGTGCGCGGGAGATGCGCTCCAGTTCCCGGCGGACAAG ATGGTGTCGGTCATGGTACGAGACAGTCACGCCATCTCGGATATG CTCCTGCCTCTGAACGGGGAGTTCGTTCTGGCCTCGGGGGCCGCATTCAGCGCTGCAGGAGGCGACTCGGACCCGGCTTGTAACCTTG GCGCCCCATTGCTCTTCCGCAATCCCGACCGCTTCTCCTGGCTTGACCCACACTCGTGGAGCTCCGGGACCCAGGCGCACGGCCTCTTCTCCGTGGACGCCGAGCGCGTGCCCTGCAGCTTCGACGACGTCCTCTTCCCGCGCGATGGGTCCTTCCGCGTGGCGCTCGGCCCAGGCCCCAATCCGGTGCACGTCCGCAGCGTTTCGGCCGTGGGCCAG ACGTTCACGCGCGACGAGGACCTGACCGCTTTCCTGGCGTCCCGCGAGGGCCGCCTGCGCTTCCACGGGTCGGGCGCGCTGAGAGTGGGCTCCCAGGCCTGCACCGACGCGTCGGGCTGCGTCTGCGGCAACGCCGAG ACGCTGCCGTGGATCTGCGCGTCTCTGCTGCAGCCCCTGGGCGGCCGCTGTCCCCAGGCCGCCTGCCAGGACCCCCTACTGCCTCAGGGACAGTGCTGCGACCTCTGCG GGGCTATCGTGTCGTTGACCCACGACCCCACATTTGACCTGGAGCGGTACCGCGCGCGGCTGCTGGACCTCTTCCTGAAGCAG CCGGAGTACCAGGGCCTGCAGGTGGCTGTGTCCAAGGTGCTGCGCGACGCCCACACCGAGATCCAGGTGGTGCTGGAGGAGACCGGGCACGCTACCGGCGCGGCGGGGCAGCTGGGCCACGAGCTCCTTCAGGACGCGGTGGCACAAG GCAGCGAGCTCGGCCTCGTGTCGGCGACCCTGCGGCTGTCCGGCAAGCCCACGTGGGCGGACTCAGCGCTGGATCAGAACCGGTCCGGGGCCGGGCTGGCGGCCGGCGTGGCGGCCTTGGTGCTGCTGGCTCTGCTGGGGAtggcgctgctgctgctgcaccgCAGCGGGAGGCTCAG GTGGAGAAGGCAGGAAGCCGCTGAGCCCGCATCCGCTGGGCTGCCGCTGGGTTTCCGAAATCCCATTTTTGATGTGATGGTTTTCAAGCAGCAG CCCTCGGTAGAGCTGCCTGACTCAGCTCAGAAGGTGGACATCTTGGACATCGACACCAACTTCGCCTGCTTCGTCAACCCACTCttcgctggggaggcagaggcagaggcctga